A portion of the Nomia melanderi isolate GNS246 chromosome 2, iyNomMela1, whole genome shotgun sequence genome contains these proteins:
- the LOC116426940 gene encoding LIM and SH3 domain protein F42H10.3 isoform X1 codes for MSKTCARCEKTVYPIEELKCLDKIWHKQCFKCQGCGMILNMRTYKGFNKQPYCEAHIPKAKATTMAETPELKRIAENTKIQSNVKYHAEFEKAKGKFTQVADDPETLRIKQNSKIISNVAYHGELQKKAIMEQKRTMTGENGEQIEYVEYTDGTIAPASGVNANPPAARSASSPVQRTPGRIADYDPLSEARPSPYSARQAATTVIYTSDKGPVTNPPTRKIGSVADIDPVNDYYGSLTPATNNNHVPQHQPPPPPPTNVGRVYRAMYDYEAQDLDEVSFCDGDLIVNCTAIDEGWMTGLVQRTGRHGMLPANYVEPAQI; via the exons ATATGGCACAAACAGTGCTTCAAGTGTCAGGGTTGCGGAATGATCCTGAACATGCGGACGTACAAGGGGTTCAACAAACAGCCATACTGTGAGGC ACACATACCAAAGGCGAAAGCCACCACAATGGCGGAGACGCCGGAGCTGAAGCGTATCGCGGAGAACACGAAGATCCAGAGCAACGTGAAGTACCACGCGGAGTTCGAGAAGGCGAAGGGTAAGTTCACCCAGGTGGCGGACGACCCGGAGACCCTGAGGATCAAGCAGAACAGCAAGATCATCTCGAACGTCGCGTACCACGGCGAGCTCCAGAAGAAGGCGATCATGGAGCAGAAAAGGACGATGACCGGCGAGAATGGCGAACAAATTG AGTACGTAGAGTACACGGACGGTACGATCGCGCCTGCATCGGGCGTGAACGCGAATCCACCGGCGGCGAGAAGCGCGAGCTCGCCGGTGCAGAGGACACCAGGTAGGATCGCCGATTACGATCCCCTTAGCGAGGCCAGACCCAGCCCCTATTCCGCCAGACAAGCGGCCACCACTGTGATTTATACGAGCGACAAGGGACCAG TGACGAACCCGCCGACGAGAAAGATCGGTTCGGTAGCGGATATAGACCCAGTGAACGACTACTACGGATCGTTGACGCCCGCCACGAATAACAACCACGTTCCACAGCATCAACCGCCGCCACCTCCACCCACCAACGTTGGG CGAGTGTACCGAGCGATGTACGACTACGAGGCACAAGATCTGGACGAAGTGAGCTTCTGCGATGGCGATTTAATCGTGAACTGCACGGCCATCGACGAGGGCTGGATGACCGGTCTGGTGCAGCGCACGGGCCGCCACGGCATGCTGCCCGCGAACTACGTCGAGCCGGCACAGATCTAA
- the LOC116426940 gene encoding LIM and SH3 domain protein F42H10.3 isoform X2, which produces MSKTCARCEKTVYPIEELKCLDKIWHKQCFKCQGCGMILNMRTYKGFNKQPYCEAHIPKAKATTMAETPELKRIAENTKIQSNVKYHAEFEKAKGKFTQVADDPETLRIKQNSKIISNVAYHGELQKKAIMEQKRTMTGENGEQIVTNPPTRKIGSVADIDPVNDYYGSLTPATNNNHVPQHQPPPPPPTNVGRVYRAMYDYEAQDLDEVSFCDGDLIVNCTAIDEGWMTGLVQRTGRHGMLPANYVEPAQI; this is translated from the exons ATATGGCACAAACAGTGCTTCAAGTGTCAGGGTTGCGGAATGATCCTGAACATGCGGACGTACAAGGGGTTCAACAAACAGCCATACTGTGAGGC ACACATACCAAAGGCGAAAGCCACCACAATGGCGGAGACGCCGGAGCTGAAGCGTATCGCGGAGAACACGAAGATCCAGAGCAACGTGAAGTACCACGCGGAGTTCGAGAAGGCGAAGGGTAAGTTCACCCAGGTGGCGGACGACCCGGAGACCCTGAGGATCAAGCAGAACAGCAAGATCATCTCGAACGTCGCGTACCACGGCGAGCTCCAGAAGAAGGCGATCATGGAGCAGAAAAGGACGATGACCGGCGAGAATGGCGAACAAATTG TGACGAACCCGCCGACGAGAAAGATCGGTTCGGTAGCGGATATAGACCCAGTGAACGACTACTACGGATCGTTGACGCCCGCCACGAATAACAACCACGTTCCACAGCATCAACCGCCGCCACCTCCACCCACCAACGTTGGG CGAGTGTACCGAGCGATGTACGACTACGAGGCACAAGATCTGGACGAAGTGAGCTTCTGCGATGGCGATTTAATCGTGAACTGCACGGCCATCGACGAGGGCTGGATGACCGGTCTGGTGCAGCGCACGGGCCGCCACGGCATGCTGCCCGCGAACTACGTCGAGCCGGCACAGATCTAA